From the Mycoplasmatota bacterium genome, one window contains:
- the rfbA gene encoding glucose-1-phosphate thymidylyltransferase RfbA, giving the protein MKGIILAGGSGTRLYPLTTVTSKQLLPVYDKPMIYYPLSVLMLAGIKEILIISTPEDLPRFKGLLGDGHNFGIQLSYEEQPSPDGLAQAFIIGEKFIGDSSVALVLGDNIFYGNGLRNKLHQAVKQAENGTATVFGYYVEDPERFGVVEFDEFGKAISIEEKPQNPKSHYAVTGLYFYDNKVIDFAKSIKPSARGELEITDVNQLYLNHNRLHVETLGRGFTWLDTGTHESLLEASTFVQLIEQHQGLKISCPEEIAYINQWITKEQLKSQLERLKKNQYGKYLQKVLEGKIHY; this is encoded by the coding sequence ATGAAAGGAATTATTTTAGCGGGTGGTAGTGGAACTAGATTGTATCCACTGACAACCGTAACAAGTAAACAATTATTACCAGTTTATGATAAACCAATGATTTATTATCCACTGTCAGTGTTAATGCTTGCAGGAATAAAAGAAATATTAATTATTTCAACACCTGAGGATTTACCACGCTTCAAGGGTTTATTAGGCGATGGTCATAATTTTGGCATTCAATTAAGTTATGAAGAACAACCCTCTCCAGATGGACTTGCACAAGCCTTTATCATTGGTGAGAAGTTCATTGGTGATAGTTCAGTTGCGTTGGTATTAGGTGATAATATCTTTTATGGAAATGGTTTACGAAATAAACTTCATCAAGCGGTAAAACAAGCTGAAAATGGAACGGCGACTGTCTTTGGGTATTATGTTGAAGACCCTGAAAGATTTGGCGTTGTTGAGTTTGATGAATTTGGAAAAGCAATATCAATTGAAGAAAAACCACAAAACCCAAAAAGTCATTATGCAGTGACAGGTTTATATTTTTACGATAATAAAGTAATTGATTTTGCTAAATCAATTAAACCATCAGCTCGTGGTGAATTAGAGATTACAGATGTCAATCAACTTTATTTAAATCATAATCGATTACATGTTGAAACTCTAGGACGTGGTTTTACTTGGTTAGACACAGGAACGCATGAATCTTTACTTGAAGCATCAACGTTTGTTCAACTCATCGAACAACATCAAGGGTTAAAGATATCCTGTCCAGAAGAAATTGCCTATATCAATCAATGGATTACCAAGGAACAGTTAAAAAGTCAATTAGAACGCTTAAAGAAAAATCAATATGGAAAATACCTTCAAAAAGTTCTTGAAGGTAAAATACATTATTAG
- a CDS encoding DUF2304 domain-containing protein: MYISIDTLVVGIITFVLIMIMIRASKFRIKDAVFWILWTIALSIFAFVPAVSSWTQSLIGIKDPSIFLFILIVSFSYFLMFNHSAILSQHEDKIKELSQIIAIQQLEQKRLNKDLLEAIKVKNEH; encoded by the coding sequence ATGTATATTTCTATTGATACTTTAGTTGTTGGAATAATCACATTCGTCTTAATTATGATAATGATAAGAGCCTCAAAATTTCGGATTAAAGATGCGGTGTTTTGGATTCTCTGGACAATTGCTCTTTCAATTTTCGCATTTGTACCAGCTGTTTCAAGTTGGACCCAAAGTCTAATCGGGATTAAAGATCCCTCTATCTTTTTATTTATTTTGATTGTTTCATTTAGTTACTTTCTCATGTTTAATCACTCTGCTATATTATCTCAACATGAGGATAAAATAAAAGAATTATCACAAATTATCGCGATTCAACAACTCGAACAAAAGAGATTGAATAAAGATCTTTTAGAGGCAATCAAAGTAAAAAATGAACATTAA
- a CDS encoding glycosyltransferase — protein MILGAIVTYNPDYDILNFNLKKLDEQVDHILIVNNGVKINLDVINQNVQLNIIENEENVGIAKALNIALDYAFINNYEYILTMDQDSYLKDGYVEVLLNHFNKNEKVGIVGPNIIEKELGENKLSNVTETRPVSHVITSGSLNLVQALKDAGGFDNKLFIDMVDLDISYRVIDAGYQVIQTSDLTLEHRIGAPVVRKFLFKKHIVRHHAPFRKYFFVRNRLYIAFKYRKRGFKFIFIHLVGILYFTFLVIIFEKQKLKKLRLILAGIIDFLRGNYNNKIINTKGVQNENTCDRC, from the coding sequence ATGATACTTGGTGCTATTGTAACATATAATCCAGACTATGATATCTTAAATTTTAATTTAAAAAAACTAGATGAACAAGTAGATCATATACTTATCGTTAATAATGGGGTAAAAATTAATTTAGATGTAATTAATCAAAATGTTCAATTAAATATAATCGAAAATGAAGAAAATGTTGGAATTGCGAAGGCATTAAATATTGCATTAGATTACGCATTTATAAATAATTATGAATATATCTTGACCATGGATCAAGATTCATACCTAAAAGATGGTTATGTTGAGGTTTTATTAAACCATTTTAATAAAAATGAAAAAGTTGGAATCGTCGGTCCTAATATTATTGAAAAAGAATTAGGAGAAAATAAATTAAGTAATGTAACAGAAACAAGACCGGTGTCTCATGTTATTACCTCAGGCTCTTTAAATCTTGTACAAGCTTTAAAGGATGCTGGTGGTTTTGATAACAAATTGTTTATAGACATGGTTGACTTAGATATTTCATATCGTGTGATAGATGCTGGTTATCAAGTTATTCAAACTTCTGATTTAACTTTAGAACATCGAATTGGGGCACCAGTTGTACGCAAATTTTTGTTTAAAAAACATATTGTACGTCATCATGCTCCTTTTCGGAAGTATTTTTTCGTACGTAATCGTCTTTACATTGCTTTTAAGTATCGTAAACGTGGATTTAAATTTATTTTTATCCACTTAGTAGGAATTTTATATTTTACTTTTTTAGTTATTATATTTGAAAAACAAAAATTAAAGAAATTAAGATTGATTTTAGCAGGAATAATTGATTTTCTTAGAGGAAATTACAATAATAAAATTATTAATACCAAAGGAGTGCAAAATGAAAATACTTGTGACAGGTGTTAA
- the rfbC gene encoding dTDP-4-dehydrorhamnose 3,5-epimerase: MNIEKTKLDGVFILTPRVFKDNRGYFTESYNQKKMMEAGFNYHFVQDNHSYSQDKGVLRGIHFQINPKAQTKLVRCTRGKILDVVVDLRKNSPTYKQYVQVELSSENFKQLLIPKGFGHAFLTLTDDVEVQYKVDEVYSKEHDRSINYKDPELNIEWPDFEMILSDKDKNAPLLSDSDINFL; the protein is encoded by the coding sequence ATGAATATAGAAAAAACAAAACTAGACGGTGTTTTTATTTTAACACCAAGAGTGTTTAAAGATAATAGAGGTTATTTTACCGAATCTTATAATCAAAAGAAGATGATGGAAGCTGGCTTTAACTATCACTTTGTACAAGATAATCATTCCTATAGTCAAGATAAAGGTGTACTACGTGGAATTCATTTTCAAATTAACCCCAAAGCCCAAACCAAACTAGTTCGTTGTACAAGAGGAAAAATTTTGGATGTTGTGGTTGATTTAAGGAAAAATTCTCCTACATATAAACAATATGTGCAAGTAGAATTAAGTAGTGAAAATTTTAAGCAATTACTTATCCCTAAAGGATTTGGACATGCATTTTTAACATTAACTGATGATGTGGAAGTTCAATATAAGGTTGATGAAGTTTATTCTAAAGAACATGATCGTTCAATTAATTATAAAGATCCTGAATTAAATATTGAATGGCCAGATTTTGAAATGATTTTATCAGATAAAGATAAAAATGCACCTTTACTAAGTGATTCAGATATTAATTTCTTATGA
- a CDS encoding glycosyltransferase gives MSNKYDFELNLNAENSLSLIAKEIKPSSIVLEFGPAHGRLTKYLNEELNCQVYIVEIDETAILDATRYAVDYVIGDIEEYHWVEKFKGVKFDYILFADVLEHLYNPHKVIEVSKDLLKDDGSFLMSVPNVAHNSILIDLFNDKFNYNEIGLLDNTHIRFFTYRSILDFFKKLDLVQVKQFGTKASVNEIEIKNTYSDLPLEVAKYLKTKKYGEIYQFVFRLQKLSYVKEHNIQVHNDIIKENNYYFAQLYIDLGNGFTEQDSIKYYNLENNNIIEFDLTSYKGIEGLRFDPINTNGIVQLDKIEFYDANHKEIKLTYHTNSIYNIEQTYFFIDIDPQINFESKSYEIKKIKISYKLIDFEIDLSTVDSFKLNAQYIKNKENMLINQLNELDQKNKQVIELEKLVNTLNENLQEIKYEMNHKQKVINDLQENTIQLNNNILEKNNQVTAISKNYEVIQKKYETFKKNTMNLNAYITELIQELSYVYRSFSWQITYFFKNSFNFLRGQKKHNSSEIMTHIDDKTIYMHIDNCFIKGKNLYVYGWSFHKKNELNISILSPSYKCCQLEKCKRDDVFNSFEGKYDSALNSGFIIQINKIQKKDKVIIRFFADNDLHEKIIEINTRMIFKKRKSTISKFRYVFSWKNFTNTLKYQRKHGLIKTIRHAKGFLFKQEIMNYDSFKVYQEWINNNEKYNKEKCIKEIKSFKYQPKISIIMPVYNVEKKWLEKCIESIRNQYYFNWELCIADDHSTYKYIKTFLNFFTKLDPRIKVIYREKNGHISRASNSALTLASGDFIALLDNDDELPPFSLYEIVKALNVNPGLDLIYSDEDKIDINGKRSDPHFKPDYSPDTILSSNYISHLGVYRKSIVDEIGGFRTGYEGSQDYDLLLRFLEKTSTDKIIHIPKILYHWRMIEGSTAMNNTSKNYAYVAGKKALEDTILRRNLKANVIEHNEVPYYMMDYKLIEDDFISIIIPTKDHADLLEKCLISIYEKSTFKNYEIIIVDNGSIETDTLNLFEHYKQTYKNFRVIRLDIPFNYSKLNNEAAKIAKGNLLLLLNNDIEVITPNWLEIMAGYAKQNHIGAVGAKLLYPDQTIQHGGVILGIGGIANHAFLNHHRTSPGYYARLKVPYNYSAVTAACLLISKEKFFEVHGLEEELQVAFNDVDLNLKLLEKGYYNIFLPQVELYHYESKSRGKDDSPKKIKRFHGEIKFMERKWSSIIKKDPYYNINLSKEDTDFKISSNEIFTTQEDET, from the coding sequence ATGTCTAATAAATATGATTTTGAGTTAAATTTAAATGCAGAAAATTCTTTATCTTTAATTGCTAAGGAAATAAAACCAAGTTCTATAGTTTTGGAGTTTGGACCTGCTCATGGTAGATTAACAAAATATTTAAATGAAGAATTGAATTGTCAAGTTTATATTGTAGAGATAGATGAAACTGCTATATTGGATGCAACGAGATATGCTGTAGATTATGTAATTGGTGATATAGAAGAATATCATTGGGTGGAGAAGTTCAAAGGAGTTAAATTTGACTATATCCTATTTGCAGATGTTTTAGAGCATCTATACAATCCGCATAAAGTAATAGAAGTTTCTAAGGATTTACTTAAAGATGATGGTTCATTTTTAATGTCTGTGCCAAATGTTGCGCATAATTCTATTTTAATAGATTTATTCAATGATAAATTTAATTACAATGAAATAGGACTTCTTGATAATACACATATACGTTTTTTTACTTATCGTAGTATCCTAGATTTTTTTAAGAAACTTGATTTAGTCCAAGTAAAACAGTTCGGTACAAAAGCAAGTGTAAATGAAATTGAAATAAAAAATACATATTCAGATTTACCTCTAGAAGTAGCAAAGTATTTAAAAACAAAAAAATATGGAGAAATCTATCAATTTGTCTTTAGACTACAAAAATTATCATATGTAAAAGAGCACAATATTCAAGTTCATAATGATATTATAAAAGAGAATAATTATTATTTTGCACAACTCTATATTGATTTAGGGAATGGTTTTACTGAACAGGATTCTATTAAATATTATAATCTAGAAAATAATAATATCATTGAATTTGATTTAACTTCATATAAAGGTATAGAAGGATTAAGATTTGATCCAATTAATACTAATGGTATTGTTCAATTAGACAAGATAGAGTTTTATGATGCTAATCATAAAGAAATAAAATTGACTTATCATACAAATTCAATTTATAACATTGAACAAACCTATTTTTTTATCGATATAGACCCGCAAATTAATTTTGAAAGCAAGTCATATGAAATAAAGAAAATTAAAATTTCCTACAAGCTTATCGATTTTGAAATAGATTTATCAACTGTAGATTCTTTTAAATTAAATGCCCAATATATAAAAAATAAAGAAAATATGTTAATAAATCAATTAAATGAATTAGATCAAAAAAATAAGCAAGTTATAGAGTTAGAGAAACTAGTTAATACATTAAACGAAAATCTACAAGAAATAAAATATGAGATGAATCATAAGCAGAAAGTTATAAATGATTTACAAGAAAATACTATTCAGTTAAACAACAATATTTTAGAAAAGAATAATCAAGTTACAGCAATATCTAAAAATTATGAGGTTATACAAAAAAAATATGAAACTTTTAAAAAAAATACGATGAATTTAAACGCATACATTACTGAACTAATTCAAGAATTAAGTTATGTTTATCGTTCATTTTCATGGCAAATCACTTATTTTTTTAAAAATAGTTTTAACTTTTTAAGAGGGCAAAAAAAACATAATTCAAGTGAGATAATGACTCATATTGATGATAAAACTATCTATATGCATATAGATAACTGCTTTATTAAAGGAAAGAATTTATATGTATATGGTTGGTCTTTTCATAAAAAAAATGAATTAAATATTTCAATATTAAGCCCAAGTTATAAATGTTGTCAATTAGAAAAGTGCAAACGAGATGATGTCTTTAATTCTTTTGAGGGTAAATATGATTCAGCTTTAAATAGTGGATTTATTATTCAAATTAACAAAATACAAAAAAAAGATAAGGTAATTATTAGGTTTTTTGCTGATAACGACTTGCATGAGAAAATTATTGAAATTAATACCAGAATGATATTTAAAAAAAGGAAAAGTACCATATCTAAATTTAGATATGTCTTCTCATGGAAGAATTTTACAAATACATTAAAGTATCAAAGAAAACACGGTTTAATAAAAACCATTCGTCATGCAAAAGGATTTTTATTTAAACAAGAAATTATGAATTATGATTCTTTCAAAGTTTATCAAGAGTGGATAAATAATAATGAGAAATATAATAAAGAAAAATGTATAAAAGAGATCAAATCTTTTAAATATCAACCAAAGATTTCTATTATTATGCCAGTTTATAATGTAGAAAAGAAATGGCTGGAAAAATGTATAGAATCTATTAGAAATCAATATTATTTTAACTGGGAACTATGTATTGCAGATGATCATTCAACCTATAAATATATTAAAACATTTTTAAATTTCTTTACAAAACTTGATCCTAGAATCAAAGTTATTTATAGAGAAAAAAATGGTCATATATCAAGAGCAAGTAATTCAGCTTTAACACTCGCCTCAGGAGACTTTATAGCATTATTAGATAATGATGATGAATTACCACCATTTTCACTTTATGAAATTGTTAAGGCATTAAATGTAAACCCTGGTCTTGATTTAATCTATAGTGATGAAGATAAAATAGATATTAACGGTAAAAGAAGTGACCCACATTTTAAACCAGATTATTCACCGGATACGATTTTATCATCTAATTACATTAGTCATTTAGGGGTATATCGTAAATCAATTGTTGATGAAATTGGTGGTTTTAGAACTGGATATGAAGGATCTCAGGATTATGATTTATTATTAAGATTTTTAGAAAAGACTAGTACAGATAAAATTATTCATATCCCTAAAATCTTATATCATTGGCGTATGATTGAAGGATCTACAGCAATGAATAATACTAGTAAAAATTATGCATATGTAGCTGGGAAGAAAGCTTTAGAAGATACCATATTAAGACGAAATTTAAAAGCAAATGTAATAGAACATAATGAAGTACCTTATTATATGATGGATTATAAATTAATTGAAGATGATTTTATTTCAATTATTATTCCCACAAAGGATCATGCTGATTTATTAGAAAAATGTCTGATATCAATTTATGAAAAATCAACATTTAAAAATTATGAAATAATTATCGTTGATAATGGTAGTATAGAAACAGATACTCTTAATTTATTTGAGCATTATAAACAAACGTATAAAAACTTTAGAGTAATAAGATTAGATATACCATTTAATTATTCTAAATTAAACAATGAAGCAGCAAAAATAGCTAAAGGGAATTTATTATTATTACTAAATAATGATATAGAAGTTATTACTCCAAATTGGCTTGAAATCATGGCTGGATATGCTAAGCAAAATCATATTGGAGCCGTGGGTGCTAAACTACTTTATCCTGATCAGACTATTCAACATGGTGGGGTTATTTTAGGTATTGGAGGAATAGCAAATCATGCTTTTCTAAATCATCATAGGACAAGCCCAGGATATTACGCAAGACTAAAGGTGCCGTATAATTATAGTGCTGTAACAGCGGCTTGTTTACTAATTTCAAAAGAAAAATTCTTTGAAGTTCATGGTCTAGAAGAAGAACTTCAAGTAGCTTTTAATGATGTAGACTTAAATTTAAAACTTTTAGAAAAAGGTTATTATAATATATTTTTACCTCAAGTTGAACTGTATCATTATGAATCTAAATCAAGAGGTAAAGATGACTCTCCAAAGAAAATTAAAAGATTTCATGGTGAAATTAAGTTTATGGAAAGAAAGTGGAGTAGTATTATTAAAAAAGATCCCTATTACAATATAAATTTATCAAAAGAAGATACAGATTTTAAAATTAGTAGTAATGAAATCTTTACTACTCAAGAGGATGAAACATGA
- a CDS encoding ABC transporter permease, with product MSKITSEFSLFIKHLLRNRKIIFSLAYNDFKTKYAGSILGGIWAFIKPVVIIIVFWFVFQVGLKSTPIENFPFVLWLITALIPWFFFSDALLGATNSLYEYSYLVKKVKFRVSVLPMVKILSSFFVHIFFFILIFLMYIFYKYPITIYSIQVIYYTFAMIILLIGLSWVTSSLAVFLKDVGQFVEILLQILIWLTPILWNYKQTIPESKVWLLKLNPLFYIVDGFRDSFINQIWFFNRINDLIYFWAFTLITLLLGAYFFAKLRRHFADVL from the coding sequence ATGTCAAAAATTACTAGCGAATTCAGTTTATTTATTAAACATTTACTAAGAAATCGGAAAATTATTTTTAGCTTAGCCTATAATGATTTTAAAACAAAATACGCTGGTTCAATTTTGGGTGGAATATGGGCTTTTATTAAACCCGTAGTCATTATTATTGTTTTCTGGTTTGTATTTCAAGTTGGTTTGAAGTCAACACCAATAGAAAACTTTCCATTTGTTTTATGGCTGATTACAGCACTTATCCCTTGGTTCTTTTTTAGTGATGCACTTTTAGGTGCAACTAATAGTTTATATGAATATAGTTATTTAGTTAAGAAAGTCAAATTTAGAGTTAGTGTTTTACCTATGGTTAAAATTCTATCATCTTTTTTTGTCCATATCTTCTTTTTTATATTAATTTTTTTGATGTACATCTTCTATAAATATCCTATTACAATTTATAGTATACAAGTTATCTATTATACATTTGCTATGATTATTCTACTAATTGGCTTATCTTGGGTTACCTCTTCTTTAGCTGTATTTTTAAAAGACGTAGGTCAATTTGTTGAAATATTATTACAAATATTAATATGGTTAACACCCATTTTATGGAATTATAAACAAACTATACCTGAATCCAAAGTATGGTTGTTAAAATTAAATCCATTATTTTATATTGTAGATGGTTTTAGGGACTCCTTTATAAATCAGATTTGGTTTTTTAATCGAATAAATGATTTAATATACTTTTGGGCTTTTACCTTAATCACATTATTGCTAGGAGCCTATTTTTTTGCTAAATTAAGACGACATTTTGCAGATGTTTTGTAG
- the rfbD gene encoding dTDP-4-dehydrorhamnose reductase produces the protein MKILVTGVKGQLGYDVLKELNKRGFNDVVGIDKEELDITKEDDVNSFITQQPFDIVFHCAAYTAVDAAEDHKELCYDVNVNGTKYISKACKKVDATLFYVSTDYVFDGKGDNPFSINDKPNPVNYYGETKYLGEKEVLKHTEKHFIIRISWVFGINGHNFVKTMLKLGKTKNELSVVSDQIGSPTYTYDLAKLLCDMMMTNHYGIYHATNEGFCSWYDFACEIFNQANIDINVNPLSTEHYPTKATRPKNSRLSKRSLIDEGFNLLPTWQDALNRYLKELGEVK, from the coding sequence ATGAAAATACTTGTGACAGGTGTTAAGGGTCAATTAGGGTATGATGTCTTAAAAGAATTAAATAAACGGGGATTTAATGACGTGGTTGGCATTGATAAAGAAGAATTAGACATTACCAAAGAAGATGATGTAAATTCTTTTATAACACAACAACCTTTTGATATAGTATTTCACTGTGCTGCTTATACCGCTGTTGATGCCGCTGAAGATCATAAAGAACTATGTTATGATGTAAATGTGAATGGTACAAAATATATTTCCAAGGCATGTAAAAAAGTAGACGCTACGCTATTTTATGTCAGTACAGATTATGTTTTTGATGGTAAAGGGGATAATCCATTTTCGATAAACGATAAACCTAATCCAGTTAATTATTATGGAGAAACCAAATATCTAGGTGAAAAAGAAGTATTGAAACATACCGAAAAACATTTTATCATCCGTATATCATGGGTTTTTGGAATAAATGGTCACAATTTTGTGAAGACCATGTTAAAGCTTGGAAAAACTAAAAATGAATTATCTGTTGTTAGTGACCAAATTGGTTCTCCTACCTATACTTATGATTTGGCTAAATTATTGTGTGACATGATGATGACTAATCATTATGGTATTTATCACGCAACTAATGAAGGATTTTGTAGTTGGTATGATTTTGCCTGTGAAATATTTAACCAAGCAAATATTGATATAAATGTTAATCCACTTTCAACAGAACATTATCCAACAAAAGCGACTAGACCAAAAAATTCAAGATTATCAAAAAGATCGTTAATAGATGAAGGCTTTAATTTATTGCCAACCTGGCAAGATGCCCTCAATCGTTATTTGAAAGAATTAGGTGAAGTGAAATGA
- the rfbB gene encoding dTDP-glucose 4,6-dehydratase: MKVLVTGGAGFIGGNFVHYMLEKYPKYKIVCLDLLTYAGNIETLKNVMDNPQFKFVKGDISDRDFIYDLFTDELFDVVVNFAAESHVDRSITDPGTFIKTNVMGTQILLDASKKYNVKRYHQISTDEVYGDLPLDRPDLFFTEETPLHTSSPYSASKASADLLCMAYHRTYRMPITISRCSNNYGPYHFPEKLIPLMISRALNKQNLPVYGNGQNVRDWLHVYDHCTAIDLIIHDGKVGEVYNIGGHNELTNLEVVKRILHELDKPESLITFVKDRPGHDQRYAIDPTKIVTELGWKPRYSFDTGIRQTINWYLNNRNWWENIISGEYQKYYEKQYGDKDVKNY; encoded by the coding sequence ATGAAAGTATTAGTTACAGGTGGCGCAGGTTTTATTGGTGGAAATTTTGTACATTATATGTTAGAAAAATATCCAAAATATAAAATCGTTTGTTTAGATTTACTCACATATGCTGGTAATATAGAAACATTAAAAAATGTGATGGATAATCCTCAATTTAAGTTTGTTAAAGGCGATATTAGTGATAGAGATTTTATCTATGACTTATTTACTGATGAATTATTTGATGTTGTTGTTAACTTTGCTGCTGAGTCTCATGTGGATCGTTCGATAACTGATCCTGGAACTTTTATTAAAACTAATGTAATGGGAACACAAATATTACTAGATGCATCGAAAAAGTATAATGTAAAAAGATATCACCAAATATCAACAGATGAAGTATATGGTGATTTACCACTTGATCGCCCTGATTTATTTTTTACAGAGGAAACTCCTCTCCATACTTCTAGCCCTTATTCAGCAAGTAAAGCAAGTGCTGATTTATTATGTATGGCATATCATCGTACTTATAGAATGCCGATTACGATAAGTCGTTGTTCTAATAATTATGGACCTTATCATTTTCCAGAAAAATTAATTCCACTTATGATTAGTCGTGCTTTAAATAAACAGAATTTACCTGTTTATGGGAACGGCCAAAACGTACGTGATTGGCTCCATGTATATGATCATTGTACAGCGATTGATTTAATCATTCATGATGGAAAAGTTGGAGAAGTTTACAATATAGGTGGACATAATGAACTTACCAATTTAGAAGTTGTTAAAAGAATATTACATGAATTAGATAAACCAGAAAGTTTAATCACCTTTGTAAAAGACCGACCTGGACATGATCAACGTTATGCGATCGATCCTACAAAAATTGTAACTGAACTCGGTTGGAAACCACGATATTCATTTGATACTGGAATTCGTCAAACCATAAATTGGTATTTGAATAATAGAAATTGGTGGGAAAATATTATTAGTGGTGAATATCAAAAATATTATGAAAAACAATATGGTGATAAAGATGTCAAAAATTACTAG
- a CDS encoding ABC transporter ATP-binding protein, which translates to MNNYVIKVKELSKVYKIYNSPKDRLKESLSIFRHKKYHNEFYSLNDVSFNVKKGETLGIIGKNGAGKSTLLKLVTGIITPTTGDIEVQGTVSALLELGAGFNMEYTGIENIYLNGILMGFSREEMNKKIDDIINFADIGNFIHQPVKTYSTGMFVRLAFATAINVEPEILIVDEALAVGDLQFSLKCMDKFTELMEKGVTILFVSHDLNAVKRFCKKAIWLHEGKVMEYANAQLVCEHYESFLKKIDDKKEESEPQSIVVNSNNNIAEIKKIELLNSINQSVDTIVINEKTSVKITYEVLDTSIKNPVLGIAIYGIDNKYICGLNTLLDKVKISWNKGINEMTLVYDQMMILGGQYYFDVAIFDQTGTVPINYISKVKEFWVKGEYIGEGVFILPHEWS; encoded by the coding sequence ATGAATAATTATGTTATAAAAGTTAAAGAATTATCAAAAGTGTATAAAATTTATAATAGTCCAAAAGATCGTTTAAAAGAGTCTTTATCCATTTTTAGGCATAAAAAATATCATAATGAATTTTATTCTTTAAATGATGTTTCATTTAATGTAAAAAAAGGTGAGACTTTAGGAATAATCGGTAAAAATGGCGCTGGGAAATCTACACTTTTAAAGCTTGTTACAGGAATAATTACGCCTACAACCGGTGATATTGAAGTTCAGGGAACAGTCTCTGCACTTCTAGAATTAGGCGCGGGCTTTAATATGGAATATACGGGAATTGAAAATATTTATTTAAATGGGATTTTAATGGGCTTTTCTCGTGAAGAAATGAATAAAAAAATTGATGATATAATTAATTTTGCGGATATAGGTAATTTTATTCATCAACCAGTAAAAACATATTCAACAGGTATGTTTGTTCGGTTGGCATTTGCTACTGCTATTAACGTTGAGCCTGAAATTCTGATTGTTGATGAGGCATTAGCTGTAGGTGATCTACAATTTTCACTTAAATGTATGGATAAATTTACAGAACTAATGGAAAAAGGAGTTACCATTTTATTTGTATCACATGATTTAAATGCTGTTAAAAGATTTTGTAAGAAGGCAATTTGGCTTCATGAAGGTAAAGTAATGGAATATGCAAACGCACAGCTTGTTTGTGAACATTATGAAAGTTTCTTAAAAAAGATAGATGATAAAAAAGAGGAGTCAGAACCTCAAAGTATTGTTGTTAATAGCAATAATAATATCGCAGAAATTAAAAAAATTGAATTATTAAATTCAATTAATCAATCTGTTGATACAATTGTAATTAATGAAAAAACATCAGTAAAAATAACTTATGAAGTGCTTGATACTTCCATAAAAAATCCCGTGCTCGGGATTGCGATATATGGTATTGATAATAAATATATATGTGGCTTAAATACACTATTGGATAAAGTAAAAATTTCATGGAATAAAGGAATAAATGAAATGACCCTTGTCTATGACCAGATGATGATTCTAGGAGGGCAATATTATTTTGATGTAGCAATTTTTGATCAAACAGGTACAGTTCCAATTAATTATATAAGTAAAGTCAAAGAATTCTGGGTTAAAGGTGAATACATTGGTGAAGGAGTATTTATCTTACCACATGAATGGAGTTAG